The stretch of DNA TCGGGTGGGTTTATGCGGGGCGAGGCGGAACGCCCGACAATGTCCGGAGCCGACTCCTCCACCGGCCTCCTCTCGGGGAACCGTGAGCTGTTGATCACCGCCGGCGTCAGCGTGCTGGCGTTGGTGCTCCTACTCGGCGTGTTCGGCTTCGGCGGCGTCGTCGGGATCTTCGGGTTCGTCGTCTACACCGCCGTCTGGCTGGCGCTCGCCGCGTTCGTGCTGTGGCTGTTCTACCGCCTCGTCGTCGCCGTCGAGCGGATCGCCCACGCACAGCAGCGGATCGCCGCCGCGAAGAACCCCCCGAGCGGCTCGCAGGTCACCGCAGAGAACGGGACCGACGGCGACGATACCGGCGAAACCGACATCGACGGAACGGACGCCGACGGAGACGCAGTCGACGAATCCGACGCCGACGGGAACGACGCTGCGTAGCTTTCACCGCCTTCACAGGAACTTTCACACGTCCACCGCACTCGTAGACGATGAGCGGCAAGAAACGGTTCACCCCCGAAGAGTTGGCCCGCCTCCCCGAGTTCCACCACCCCCGCGTGGGGCCGGACGGCGAACGCATCGCGTTCTACTACGACGGTAGCGGCCGCAACGAACTGTACGTGCAGGAAGTCGAGCGCGGCGAGCGCCGGCAGATCAGCGACGGGGAGGTCCCCCGCGCCGCGCGCTGGCCGATCGCGTGGGGTGCCGACGGCGAACGGGTGTTCTTCCACCTCGACGACGACGGCGACGAACAGAACGACATCTGGGCGATCGACCTCGACGGCGACGCCGAGCCGGTGATCGAGACACCCGGACAGGCGTCGCTGCAGGACGTGGCCGACGACGGCCGGCTGCTCTACGCCAGCGACGAGGGCGAGCAGATGAACCTCTACCTGTTCGACCCCGCGGCCGGCGAGTCCGAGCAGCTGACCGAGAACGACGAGCCGGTCCGGGGCGGGAGCTTCGCGCCCGCCGACGACCGGATCGCCTACATGACCAACGAGACGGAGGCGATGGAGAACCGCGACGCGTACGTGATGGATCTGGAGCGCCGCGAGTCGCGCCGGCTCGACATCGGCGAGACGGGCTCCCAGACCGCCGCGGTCGACTGGCACCCCGACGGCGAGCGCCTGCTCGTCCGCGACGACACGGAGGACTTCACCAACGCCGGCGTGTACGATCTGGGGAGTGACGAGGTGCGGTGGCTCAGCGCCGGCGACGCCGAGGAGTCGCCGGAGGCGTTCGGGCCCGACGGCGACCGGGCGTACGCCCTGCGCAGCGAGAACGCCGGCCGGGCACCGATCGTCTACGACCTCGACGGCGGCGAGTCCGAGCCGCTCGACCTCGCCGAGGGTGTCGCCTCGCTGGCCGGCGGCGAGCACTTCCTCACCGACGGCCGGCCCGTGT from Halolamina sediminis encodes:
- a CDS encoding S9 family peptidase, producing the protein MSGKKRFTPEELARLPEFHHPRVGPDGERIAFYYDGSGRNELYVQEVERGERRQISDGEVPRAARWPIAWGADGERVFFHLDDDGDEQNDIWAIDLDGDAEPVIETPGQASLQDVADDGRLLYASDEGEQMNLYLFDPAAGESEQLTENDEPVRGGSFAPADDRIAYMTNETEAMENRDAYVMDLERRESRRLDIGETGSQTAAVDWHPDGERLLVRDDTEDFTNAGVYDLGSDEVRWLSAGDAEESPEAFGPDGDRAYALRSENAGRAPIVYDLDGGESEPLDLAEGVASLAGGEHFLTDGRPVFTQTTPDTRSSLLAYDDGATETLIEPDYGDIDPDAFVDAEYVTYESADGLEIGALLYDARDRPDGEESEETPGVVKVHGGPHGQSMQSFDLYAQFLVSEGYSVLLPNYRGSVGRGREFQQAILGDWGGSEQEDIAAGGRWLGDREFVDEDRLAVFGGSYGGYSAYCQLTMHPEIWTTGVAWIGITDLELLYEESMPHFKATLEQQLGDPEENEALWRERSPITHVGDMEAPVFVVHGVNDPRCPISQARVFRDALQERGWEMGPDGDFEYEELEEEGHGSSDAEQKVRAFGLIGEYLERRL